Proteins found in one Apostichopus japonicus isolate 1M-3 chromosome 16, ASM3797524v1, whole genome shotgun sequence genomic segment:
- the LOC139982314 gene encoding uncharacterized protein yields the protein MVYAQKFTADDIHLYFTADDRSAIFETMANLHRVREAITLGYLTDLLDDDEFMLLYDNNKPSNPEFQYYDYDPFDLEDYNDDECNAYFRFKKDDLYRLKDALQIPERIKCTNGYRVQGLEAICILLSRFAYPCRYGDMVKTFARDVPQLCTISTHMINFVYSEHSYLVETLNRFWLSSEHLMRYASAIHAKGAALKNCWGFVDGTVRPICRPKEYQRLCYNGHKRVHALKYQSVTAANGLVANLFGPIEGRRHDCFLLRESGLLTELEHRSYDTLGNTLCIYGDPAYPLRAHLQGPFKGNLTNDQKLYNHSMSSVRVSVEWVFGDMINFFKSTDFKKNQKMGLSACGKMYIVSGILTNAHTCLYGNSTSKFFELEPPTFEQYFQR from the exons ATGGTGTATGCACAAAAGTTTACAGCAGACGACATACACTTATACTTTACAGCAGACGACCGTAGTGCAATATTTGAAACGATGGCAAACCTTCATAGAGTTCGTGAAGCAATTACTCTTGGGTATTTAACAGATTTATTAGACGACGACGAATTCATGTTGCTATACGATAACAACAAACCGTCAAACCCTGAATTCCAATATTATGATTACGACCCCTTCGATTTGGAAGATTATAACGATGATGAATGCAACGCATACTTCAG GTTCAAGAAAGATGATCTCTATAGATTGAAAGATGCACTTCAAATCCCGGAGAGAATCAAATGTACAAATGGATACCGTGTCCAAGGATTGGAGGCCATATGCATTTTGCTATCACGATTTGCATATCCATGTAG GTATGGGGATATGGTGAAGACTTTTGCCAGAGATGTACCACAGCTCTGCACAATTTCCACACACATGATTAACTTTGTGTACAGCGAACATTCATATCTTGTGGAAACTTTGAACAGGTTCTGGCTCTCCTCAGAACATCTTATGAGATATGCATCAGCCATTCATGCCAAAGGAGCCGCACTGAAAAACTGTTGGGGGTTTGTAGATGGTACAGTCCGTCCAATTTGCAGACCGAAAGAGTACCAGAGGTTATGTTACAATGGTCACAAGAGGGTACATGCATTGAAGTACCAATCTGTTACAGCTGCCAATGGTCTAGTTGCCAATCTTTTTGGGCCTATAGAGGGAAGGCGACATGATTGTTTCCTCTTGCGAGAGTCTGGCCTCTTGACTGAATTGGAACATAGGTCATATGATACACTGGGGAATACTTTATGTATTTATGGTGACCCTGCATATCCATTGAGGGCCCACTTACAAGGCCCCTTCAAAGGTAACCTAACAAATGACCAAAAGCTGTACAACCATTCAATGAGTAGTGTGAGAGTTTCAGTCGAGTGGGTATTTGGGGACatgattaatttcttcaaatcaACAGATTTCAAAAAGAATCAAAAAATGGGACTTTCAGCCTGTGGTAAAATGTACATAGTTTCAGGCATACTTACCAATGCCCATACTTGCTTATATGGTAACTCAACATCAAAATTTTTTGAATTGGAGCCACCCACATTCGAGCAATAttttcaaaggtaa
- the LOC139982319 gene encoding uncharacterized protein: MDEQFGRVELTNSPAVNSDSNEASAGSSSSIKKPSSSSRTFMKWTEAKDIILCKEVTLQNPFQFRRGSLERGKVWSGVATELRKQSFKVDQRAVRDRYNSLKNKVQKNNSQDKRASGISPEETESQRELRVLLEDLANQEDDAELLPKTNASEEEQRRLDGQEVQKRACESFVETRKRHFADKENMPRKRNSGSDALQFLHQKMELEREMRKEELAMRRAEVKRDEAERDRRFELFQQQQQQTQQQFMQQQQQMQQHLAQQQQQMQNMLMMFMQSMKGNNKQ, translated from the exons aTGGACGAACAATTTGGGCGAGTCGAGCTTACAAATTCA CCTGCTGTCAACTCAGATAGTAATGAAGCTTCAGCGGGTTCAAGTTCCTCAATAAAGAAACCTAGTAGTAGCAGCAG GACTTTCATGAAATGGACAGAGGCAAAAGATATAATTCTTTGCAAGGAAGTTACCTTGCAAAACCCATTTCAGTTCCGAAGGGGCAGTCTAGAAAGAGGCAAGGTGTGGTCTGGAGTGGCCACCGAATTGAGAAAACAGTCCTTTAAGGTAGACCAAAGGGCTGTCAGAGACAG GTACAACAGCCTCAAGAATAAGGTGCAGAAGAACAACTCTCAAGATAAGAGGGCTTCAGGCATTAGCCCTGAGGAAACGGAAAGCCAAAGGGAGTTGAGGGTGCTTCTGGAAGACTTGGCCAACCAAGAAGATGATGCAGAGCTTCTCCCCAAGACCAATGCTAGTGAAGAGGAGCAGAGGCGCCTCGATGGACAAGAGGTCCAGAAGAGGGCCTGTGAATCGTTTGTGGAGACAAGGAAGAG GCATTTTGCAGATAAAGAAAATAtgccaagaaaaagaaacagtGGGAGTGATGCTCTTCAGTTTTTGCATCAAAAGATGGAGTTGGAAAGAGAGATGAGGAAGGAAGAGCTCGCCATGAGAAGAGCAGAGGTGAAGAGGGACGAAGCTGAAAGAGATCGACGATTTGAACTCTTTcaacaacagcaacagcagACACAGCAACAATTTatgcagcaacaacaacaaatgcagCAACACCTCgcacaacaacagcagcagatGCAAAACATGCTAATGATGTTCATGCAATCGATGAAGggtaataataaacaataa